In Leishmania braziliensis MHOM/BR/75/M2904 contig, possible fusion of chromosomes 20 and 34, the following proteins share a genomic window:
- a CDS encoding putative calpain-like cysteine peptidase, protein MKKKKGYGKLQISLFLVSPFSHNQCHIFSHLHTTCPQQMTSQDQHTDNAACVDSGEFAPQEQAEGAPGAAEQSLTFADEENPDPPCEVQRAEECPEQSVPLEDLETQGHEAPAPEEYGEELAEHAPQQSHPPQYCPEDSEAQVVPQQAYEEEAPQAYLEETDDYYAAPQHAYEEVAPRYVHAAAAPPSAIVKPRTRNVKSVARWEPVEYDPRDGSDDEFELSTCMAPVYEGEGEEGSEDASVFKHGGPDCKGEIMSCFDEPNLLYRIIDPKKKTWAFYNDSLPHLRHRQCRASRLSRPPLSTPSLTCESKQRLDYLRSPRRSLLRLVWRTRAPSAHGRHAT, encoded by the coding sequence atgaaaaaaaaaaagggttATGGAAAACTTCAgatttctctttttcttgtctcGCCTTTTTCACACAACCAGTGCCATATATTTTCTCACCTTCATACCACCTGTCCACAGCAAATGACTTCTCAGGATCAGCATACTGACAACGCCGCATGTGTCGACAGCGGAGAGTTCGCTCCACAGGAGCAGGCTGAGGGAGCTCCAGGTGCCGCTGAACAAAGCCTGACCTTTGCCGATGAAGAGAACCCTGATCCACCGTGCGAAGTGCAGCGGGCAGAGGAGTGCCCCGAGCAGAGCGTCCCGCTTGAGGATCTTGAGACTCAGGGCCATGAGGCCCCTGCTCCCGAGGAGTACGGAGAAGAGCTTGCCGAACACGCACCTCAGCAGTCACATCCTCCTCAATATTGCCCGGAGGACAGCGAGGCCCAGGTAGTCCCGCAGCAGGCttacgaggaggaggctccCCAGGCGTACCTGGAAGAGACCGACGACTACTAtgccgcaccgcagcacgcGTACGAAGAGGTGGCCCCTCGCTACgttcacgctgctgctgcgccgccgagcGCGATCGTGAAGCCGCGGACGCGCAACGTGAAGAGTGTCGCCCGCTGGGAGCCGGTGGAGTACGACCCGCGTGACGGGAGCGACGATGAGTTCGAGCTGTCGACGTGTATGGCGCCGGTATACGAGggtgagggtgaggagggcagcgaggACGCAAGCGTGTTCAAGCACGGCGGGCCGGATTGCAAAGGGGAGATCATGTCGTGCTTCGACGAGCCGAACCTGCTGTACCGGATCATTGAcccgaagaagaagacgtgGGCGTTCTACAACGACAGCCTGCCGCATCTTCGGCATCGACAATGTCGAGCGTCACGCTTGTCGAGACCGCCGCTTTCGACGCCTTCTCTGACGTGTGAAAGCAAACAGAGATTAGACTATTTGCGTTCACCACGACGATCTCTTTTGCGTCTGGTTTGGCGAACTCGTGCTCCATCAGCACACGGCCGCCACGCGACGTGA
- a CDS encoding DNAj-like protein codes for MQILSIELPVLKSGEKALEWPQTQPSTGTDAVAADTPPQLSRWIEAYRVIPQGEAFCHTVALTTQLRHEDARMQKAQADPDVAQQWAAEEADGIAAGAGSNGANNADDDDGAGDSARYQFSSRKKKFVKLTDDDMLIDWYEVLKLEQQDGATDDQIKAAYRRRCLETHPDKQQNHSDELFKQVQRAFDILGDPDTRQTYDSSRPFDDAIPGEQVEVDAFFSTFGPVFERNKKWSSVPAMPSLGTDKTSYAEVLRFYDRWAGFQSWRDFSHLADLVEIDDTMPREEKRYYQRENARHLSHFHKEEQKRIRLLVDRARKNDPRLRRRREEEEEKRLKELREREAFRLQLAAEEERRRAEEVRKRKEREEAKMNAQQEEKQAMREAQTAVLDFFGQHGLLDETPTNKLLADCVRRPNVQWLFSKVANATEAQKLRDVLLACPAERRPRTSNSQTKDMEGDEEVEAVLRFNALIQKMEQHCGVNRYGEAVKKVQDGDATTAAAKKKEAAAVAAKAPVDAGPEWTEEDLSRLQKATAKYPPGTVDRWIKVCNVLRHRFTEEQAMAKVSELTAALHNAGSGNPTAPAASPSHVSAPSPAVSSVENWSLKQQKQLEQGLRDLKDYKEKDKFQKIAKMVESKTAKECFERFKFLCSVNKKK; via the coding sequence ATGCAAATCTTATCGATTGAATTGCCCGTCTTGAAGTCGGGTGAGAAGGCGCTCGAGTGGCCTCAGACGCAGCCAAGCACCGGCACCGATGCCGTCGCGGCCGAtacgccgccgcagctgagtCGCTGGATCGAGGCGTACCGCGTCATTCCGCAAGGAGAAGCGTTCTGTCACACTGTCGCCCTCACGACACAGCTGCGGCACGAGGATGCGCGCATGCAGAAAGCACAGGCTGACCCTgatgtggcgcagcagtgggCCGCGGAAGAGGCCGATGGCATTGCCGCTGGCGCAGGCAGCAATGGTGCAAACAATGCAGATGACGATGATGGCGCCGGAGACAGTGCCCGTTACCAGTTCTCTTCCCGCAAGAAAAAGTTCGTGAAGCTGACGGACGACGACATGCTGATTGACTGGTACGAGGTACTAAAACTAGAGCAGCAGGACGGAGCGACTGACGACCAAATCAAGGCAGcctaccgccgccgctgcctggAGACGCACCCCGACAAGCAGCAGAACCACTCTGATGAGCTCTTCAAGCAGGTGCAACGCGCCTTCGACATCCTTGGCGATCCAGACACGCGCCAGACCTACGACTCCTCGCGGCCGTTCGACGACGCCATCCCTGGAGagcaggtggaggtggacgcCTTCTTCAGCACCTTCGGCCCGGTCTTTGAACGCAACAAGAAGTGGAGCAGCGTCCCCGCCATGCCCTCCCTCGGCACAGACAAGACGTCGTACGCCGAGGTGCTCCGCTTCTACGACCGCTGGGCAGGTTTTCAGAGCTGGCGCGACTTCTCACACCTGGCGGACCTGGTCGAGATTGACGACACCATGCCCCGCGAGGAGAAGCGCTACTACCAGCGCGAGAACGCGCGCCATCTGAGCCACTTCCAcaaggaggagcagaagcgcaTTCGACTTTTGGTCGACCGGGCTCGTAAGAACGACCCACGcctgcgccgtcgccgagaggaggaggaagagaaacgcCTCAAGGAGttgagagagcgagaggcgttccggctgcagctcgcagccgaggaggagcgccgccgcgctgaaGAGGTCCGAAAgcggaaggagagggaagaggcaaAGATGAATGCAcagcaggaggagaagcaggcGATGCGTGAGGCACAGACGGCGGTGTTGGACTTTTTTGGACAGCACGGGCTCCTGGACGAGACCCCGACAAACAAGCTCCTCGCAGACTGTGTGCGCCGCCCGAACGTACAGTGGCTCTTTTCCAAGGTCGCCAACGCGACCGAAGCGCAGAAACTGCGCGATGTCCTACTGGCCTGCCCGGCAGAGCGCCGACCGCGCACGAGCAACTCGCAGACCAAGGATATGGAaggggacgaggaggtggaggccgTCTTACGGTTCAACGCGCTCATTCAAAAGATGGAGCAGCACTGCGGTGTGAACCGCTACGGCGAGGCTGTGAAGAAGGTGCAGGACGGCGACGCGaccacggcggcagcgaagaaaaaagaggccgcagcggtggcagcaaaGGCACCTGTCGATGCGGGACCAGAGTGGACGGAGGAGGATCTGAGTCGGCTGCAGAAGGCGACGGCCAAGTACCCACCTGGCACCGTCGACCGCTGGATCAAGGTCTGCAACGTTCTCCGTCATCGCTTtacggaggagcaggccaTGGCCAAAGTGAGCGAGCTAACCGCTGCACTGCACAACGCAGGGTCTGGCAACCCCACTGCCCCCGCCGCCTCACCCTCGCATGTCTCGGCTCCCAGCCCTGCTGTCTCGTCTGTGGAGAACTGGTCTctgaagcagcagaagcagtTGGAGCAGGGCCTGCGTGACTTGAAGGACTACAAGGAGAAGGACAAGTTCCAGAAAATTGCAAAGATGGTGGAAAGTAAGACAGCCAAGGAGTGCTTTGAACGTTTCAAGTTCCTCTGCTCCGTAAACAAGAAGAAATAA
- a CDS encoding putative calpain-like cysteine peptidase yields MSQAGERGEWQENCEEQFTLFSRPQDAEMTTYASKQSETPAPEEYGEELAEHAPQQSHPPQYCPEDSEAQVVPQQAYEEEAPQAYLEETDDYYAAPQHAYEEVAPRYVHAAAAPPSAIVKPRTRNVKSVARWEPVEYDPRDGSDDEFELSTCMAPVYEGEGEEGSEDASVFKHGGPDCKGEIMSCFDEPNLLYRIIDPKKKTWAFYNDSLHYEMHVQFTFGKYSKLQPLENTTMRQNEEGQYVMEVVVYPTETEMFAQGSVNGFTSKLCAVPLTDNYHNARRGITEEQVSNEMAAIQQATGSDNAEEVLQACIENGIPFVDPEFPPCQASLDAGAGKPFKPLAWARPEVCVPEEMASQVRLFRANVRSGCVDAGDLGDSWVMCSVASVSEDPARLMGMFRHPEGKAAAQREHAVGAYRVTFNKNGWWRSVLVDSYLPVSGGKLKYAKSATDPAEIWPAILEKAYAKLHGSYAKICSGDPLHALQDMTGFSVMRFDDSLADKTSNQLFSDLVRGIAVGYTVICSTPGRGPQDNDQDLSEAYAQAGLVTGHAYTILEAKYIESKDLRMVRMRNAWGRGVVWSGGWSDDDTKWDENPDIAEECNFQKADGTFWMSWKDVQKYFNGGGVCFTHQPGYDYRMNCVFTDGVPSAVLEIEVQSPAWFTFVISQDDRRCQVNASEYKPVMISIAEPVEGDMYKVVMNSSANGARPTSDKWTFLQARDISLIHKLDVGKYIVVPRIMPLDDPIEPVPYVLGMICNKEVGNGDVSVMFKRLDAGNRVFENFPKFEPELMEVEQPVQYQKRAPGEGFPMTQMGEELL; encoded by the coding sequence ATGTCGCAGGCCGGTGAAAGAGGTGAGTGGCAAGAGAACTGCGAAGAGCAGTTCACATTGTTCTCCAGACCCCAGGACGCAGAGATGACAACGTACGCCAGCAAACAGTCTGAGACCCCTGCTCCCGAGGAGTATGGAGAAGAGCTTGCCGAACACGCACCTCAGCAGTCACATCCTCCTCAATATTGCCCGGAGGACAGCGAGGCCCAGGTAGTCCCGCAGCAGGCttacgaggaggaggctccCCAGGCGTACCTGGAAGAGACCGACGACTACTAtgccgcaccgcagcacgcGTACGAAGAGGTGGCCCCTCGCTACgttcacgctgctgctgcgccgccgagcGCGATCGTGAAGCCGCGGACGCGCAACGTGAAGAGTGTCGCCCGCTGGGAGCCGGTGGAGTACGACCCGCGTGACGGGAGCGACGATGAGTTCGAGCTGTCGACGTGTATGGCGCCGGTATACGAGggtgagggtgaggagggcagcgaggACGCAAGCGTGTTCAAGCACGGCGGGCCGGATTGCAAAGGGGAGATCATGTCGTGCTTCGACGAGCCGAACCTGCTGTACCGGATCATTGAcccgaagaagaagacgtgGGCGTTCTACAACGACAGCCTGCACTACGAGATGCATGTGCAGTTCACGTTTGGCAAGTACTCgaagctgcagccgctggagaACACGACGATGCGGCAGAACGAAGAGGGCCAGTACGTGATGGAGGTGGTCGTGTACCCGACGGAGACGGAGATGTTTGCGCAGGGCAGTGTGAACGGGTTCACGAGCAAGCTGTGCGCTGTGCCGCTGACGGACAACTACCATAATGCGCGCCGCGGGATcacggaggagcaggtgagCAACGAGATGGCTGCGATCCAGCAGGCGACAGGCAGCGACAATGCGGAGGAAGTGCTGCAGGCATGCATCGAGAACGGGATTCCGTTCGTGGACCCCGAGTTCCCGCCATGCCAGGCGTCGCTGGATGCTGGCGCGGGAAAGCCGTTCAAGCCGCTTGCGTGGGCGCGGCCggaggtgtgcgtgccggAGGAGATGGCGTCGCAGGTGCGGCTGTTCCGCGCGAACGTGAGGTCCGGCTGCGTGGACGCTGGGGACCTCGGTGACTCGTGGGTAATGTGCTCTGTTGCGTCGGTGTCGGAGGATCCTGCGCGACTGATGGGGATGTTCCGCCACCCGGAGGGCAAggctgcggcgcagcgcgagcacGCTGTTGGCGCGTACCGCGTGACGTTCAACAAAAATggctggtggcgcagcgtGCTGGTGGACAGCTACCTGCCGGTGTCTGGCGGCAAGCTGAAGTACGCGAAGAGCGCGACGGACCCGGCGGAGATCTGGCCTGCAATcctggagaaggcgtacGCGAAGCTGCACGGCAGCTACGCGAAGATCTGCTCCGGCGACccgctgcacgcgctgcaggaCATGACCGGGTTCTCGGTGATGCGCTTTGACGACTCGCTGGCGGACAAGACGAGCAACCAGCTCTTCAGCGACCTCGTGCGCGGGATTGCTGTGGGGTACACGGTGATCTGCAGCACGCCCGGGCGCGGGCCGCAGGACAACGACCAGGATCTGTCTGAGGCGTACGCGCAGGCGGGGCTTGTGACCGGGCACGCATACACGATTCTGGAGGCGAAGTACATCGAGAGCAAGGACCTGCGAATGGTGAGGATGCGCAACGCGTGGGGGCGCGGCGTGGTGTGGAGCGGTGGCTGGAGCGACGATGACACGAAGTGGGACGAGAACCCGGACATTGCGGAGGAGTGCAACTTCCAGAAGGCGGACGGGACGTTCTGGATGTCGTGGAAGGACGTGCAGAAGTACTTcaacggtggcggcgtgtgCTTCACGCACCAGCCGGGGTACGACTACCGCATGAATTGCGTGTTCACGGACGGCGTGCCGTCTGCTGTGCTGGAGATCGAGGTGCAGTCGCCTGCGTGGTTCACGTTTGTGATTTCGCAGGACGACAGGCGGTGCCAGGTGAACGCGTCGGAGTACAAGCCTGTGATGATCAGCATTGCGGAGCCCGTGGAGGGCGACATGTACAAGGTCGTGATGAACTCCTCGGCGAACGGCGCGCGGCCGACGTCGGACAAGTGGACGTTCCTGCAGGCGCGCGACATCTCGCTGATCCACAAGCTGGACGTTGGGAAGTACATTGTCGTGCCGCGCATCATGCCCTTGGATGACCCGATTGAGCCTGTACCGTACGTGCTGGGGATGATCTGCAACAAGGAGGTTGGCAACGGCGACGTAAGCGTGATGTTCAAGCGCCTGGACGCCGGCAACCGCGTGTTTGAGAACTTCCCGAAGTTCGAGCCGGAGCTgatggaggtggagcagccGGTACAGTACCAAAAGCGCGCGCCAGGGGAGGGCTTCCCGATGACGCAGATGGGGGAGGAGCTGCTGTAG
- a CDS encoding triosephosphate isomerase, whose product MSDKPQPIAAANWKCNGTTASIEKLVQVLNEHHISHDVQCVVAPSFVHIPLVQAKLCNPKYVISAENAIAKSGAFTGEVSMPILKDLGVNWVILGHSERRTYYGETDEVVAQKVSDACLQGFMVIACIGETLQQREANLTAKVVLGQMAAIAAKLPKKAWGQIVLAYEPVWAIGTGKVATPEQAQEVHALLRKWVSEKIGADVAAKLRILYGGSVSASNAKTLYMKHDINGFLVGGASLKPEFREIIDATQ is encoded by the coding sequence ATGTCTGACAAGCCGCAGCcgatcgccgccgccaactGGAAGTGCAACGGGaccaccgcctccatcgAGAAGCTGGTGCAGGTCCTCAACGAGCACCACATCAGCCATGACGTGCAGTGCGTCGTGGCGCCATCCTTTGTGCATATCCCGCTGGTTCAGGCCAAGCTCTGCAACCCCAAGTACGTCATCAGCGCTGAGAACGCGATCGCCAAGAGCGGCGCCTTCACAGGTGAGGTGTCTATGCCGATATTGAAGGACCTGGGCGTCAACTGGGTCATTCTTGGCCACTCGGAACGCCGCACCTACTACGGTGAGACGGACGAGGTCGTAGCACAGAAAGTTTCGGATGCCTGCCTGCAGGGCTTCATGGTGATTGCTTGCATCggggagacgctgcagcagcgtgaagCGAACCTGACAGCGAAGGTGGTACTGGGTCAGATGGCGGCGATCGCCGCGAAGCTGCCGAAGAAAGCGTGGGGCCAAATCGTGCTGGCCTACGAGCCCGTGTGGGCCATTGGTACCGGCAAGGTCGCCACGCCCGAGCAGGCACAGGAGGTCCACGCGCTTCTGCGCAAGTGGGTAAGCGAGAAGATTGGCGCCGACGTCGCCGCGAAACTCCGCATCTTGTACGGCGGCTCCGTCAGCGCCAGCAATGCCAAGACGCTCTACATGAAGCACGATATTAACGGTTTTCTGGTCGGTGGCGCGTCCCTCAAGCCGGAGTTCCGCGAAATTATCGATGCCACCCAGTGA
- a CDS encoding putative dynein arm light chain: MSAAVPSSLVKYETPVLLSEALHKKSLASKRPVANNGKPQPQSEDVLFSILPPREFEKDGQRWVQYPSSTPATRLDVIRLQEQLDTLLAERQARETGVCPIREELYGQVFDELIRQVTISCAERGLLLLRVRDEIRMTLDAYRSLYESSIAFGMRKALHAEQAHVELEARVRALEREKADLQRQVEELVEERAQIEQDEAQRRQDEQKKHDEEVAFFRRTYETLTANLQTVVNPTKA, from the coding sequence ATGTCTGCTGCCGTCCCGTCGTCGCTCGTGAAGTATGAAACGCCGGTTCTGCTCTCCGAGGCACTGCACAAGAAGTCCCTCGCCTCGAAGCGGCCTGTGGCGAATAATGGcaagccgcagccgcagtccGAAGACGTCCTCTTCAGCATTCTCCCTCCTCGCGAGTTCGAGAAGGACGGACAACGGTGGGTGCAGTACCCCTCTAGTACCCCCGCCACCCGGCTAGATGTGATCCGGCtacaggagcagctggacaCGTTGCTAGCGGAACGCCAAGCCCGTGAGACGGGTGTGTGTCCAATCCGTGAGGAGCTCTACGGTCAGGTGTTCGATGAGCTCATTCGGCAAGTCACAATCAGCTGCGCTGAGAGGGGACTACTGCTCCTGCGCGTGCGGGATGAAATTCGCATGACGCTGGATGCCTACCGCTCTCTCTACGAGAGTAGCATTGCCTTCGGCATGCGCAAGGCGCTGCACGCGGAGCAGGCGCACgtcgagctggaggcgcggGTACGGGCACTGGAGCGGGAGAAGGCGGacctgcagcggcaggtggAGGAGTTGGTCGAGGAGCGCGCACAAATCGAGCAggacgaggcgcagaggcgcCAGGATGAGCAGAAGAAGCACGACGAAGAGGTAGCCTTCTTCCGCCGCACGTACGAGACGCTGACGGCGAACTTGCAGACCGTCGTGAATCCGACCAAGGCATGA
- a CDS encoding endo-1,4-beta-xylanase z precursor-like protein, translating into MQFSAEHGTVAHNYVTFYTMDTTEEVLIYMPPSYHKPGSETRLYPVLYLLHNDGEQAMNCVQEGKVNIIVNGKITIVIVMKSSVSTRGDGECLPCDADHLCEDLTKDSMPQIDSHYRTEADCDNCTIVGLYTCFIKISRLCTTRHDLFAYAGVLSGFLRTSWNSVSTDGDHIDDLCRHRAVFESDDALLAELGEACERRIYAGLHSWQV; encoded by the coding sequence ATGCAATTCTCCGCCGAGCACGGGACGGTGGCCCACAACTACGTGACATTCTACACGATGGACACCACCGAGGAAGTTCTCATCTACATGCCGCCCTCGTATCACAAGCCGGGCAGCGAAACACGTCTCTACCCTGTGCTCTACCTCTTGCACAATGACGGTGAGCAAGCGATGAACTGCGTACAAGAGGGTAAGGTGAACATCATTGTCAACGGCAAGATAACGATAGTCATTGTGATGAAGAGCAGTGTGAGCACACGCGGCGATGGTGAGTGTCTTCCATGCGATGCGGATCACCTGTGCGAAGACCTGACGAAGGATAGCATGCCGCAGATCGACAGCCACTACCGCACCGAGGCAGATTGCGACAATTGCACCATCGTTGGTCTCTACACGTGCTTCATAAAGATCAGCAGGCTCTGCACGACTCGCCACGACCTCTTCGCCTACGCCGGCGTGCTCTCAGGCTTCCTGCGCACCAGCTGGAACAGCGTCAGTACGGACGGCGACCACATCGACGACctgtgccgccaccgcgccgtGTTCGAGTCGGACGACGCGCTGCTCGCGGAGCTTGGCGAGGCGTGCGAGCGGCGCATCTATGCAGGATTGCACAGCTGGCAAGTGTGA